Proteins found in one Fulvitalea axinellae genomic segment:
- a CDS encoding NADP-dependent isocitrate dehydrogenase, with amino-acid sequence MTNKTSKIIYTKTDEAPALATYSLLPIIKAYTATAGVEVETRDISLAGRIIANFPEFLKEDQRIGDALAELGDLAKKPEANIIKLPNISASIPQMQAAIKELQSQGYALPDYPEEPANDQEKEIKGRYDKIKGSAVNPVLREGNSDRRAPKAVKNYARKNPHRMGAWSADSKSNVASMPEGDFYGSEKSLTLDNATTFRIEFVGEDGSVKTLKGENPLQAGEVIDASVMSMATLKAFIEKEIEVAKKENILFSLHMKATMMKVSDPIIFGATVSVYYKDVFEKHAATFAELGVDPNNGIGDVYAKIKSLPADKQAEIEADIQAVYAERPALAMVNSDKGITNLHVPSDVIIDASMPAMIRTSGQMWNAEGKQQDTLAVIPDRSYSGVYQATIDFCRENGAFDPTTMGSVPNVGLMAQKAEEYGSHDKTFQMSAIGTVRVVDAEGNILLEQPVAEGDLFRMCQVKDAPVRDWVKLAVNRAKATGSPAVFWLDKNRAHDAELIKKVEAYLPEHDTEGLDIRILAPVDATKFSLERAKAGQDTISVTGNVLRDYLTDLFPILELGTSAKMLSIVPLMNGGGLFETGAGGSAPKHVQQFNEEDYLRWDSLGEFLALAVSLEHLSNVTGNEKAQTLADTLDEATGKFLDNDKSPARKLGQIDNRGSHFYLAFYWAQALATQDKDAELKEAFAPLAKALTDNEAKIVEELIAVQGNSVDIEGYYHPNTELASKAMRPSETLNKALAELGCEV; translated from the coding sequence ATGACGAACAAGACTTCAAAGATCATCTATACCAAAACCGACGAAGCGCCGGCTTTAGCCACCTACTCTTTGCTTCCGATCATCAAGGCGTATACCGCAACGGCGGGCGTAGAAGTGGAAACCCGCGACATTTCTTTGGCTGGCCGTATCATCGCCAATTTTCCTGAATTTCTGAAAGAAGACCAGCGTATCGGCGACGCTTTGGCCGAACTCGGTGACCTTGCCAAAAAACCGGAAGCCAACATTATCAAGCTTCCGAATATCAGCGCCTCTATTCCGCAAATGCAGGCCGCCATCAAGGAATTGCAGTCTCAGGGCTACGCTCTGCCGGACTATCCCGAAGAGCCTGCCAACGATCAGGAAAAAGAAATCAAGGGCCGTTACGACAAGATCAAGGGAAGCGCCGTAAATCCGGTTCTCCGCGAAGGCAACTCTGACCGCCGCGCTCCGAAAGCCGTGAAAAACTACGCCAGGAAAAACCCGCACCGCATGGGCGCTTGGTCGGCCGATTCGAAATCGAACGTGGCAAGCATGCCGGAAGGCGATTTTTACGGAAGCGAAAAATCGTTGACTCTTGACAACGCTACAACTTTCCGTATCGAGTTCGTGGGCGAAGACGGATCCGTAAAAACGCTCAAGGGCGAGAACCCTCTCCAAGCCGGCGAGGTTATCGACGCTTCCGTAATGAGCATGGCTACGCTCAAAGCTTTTATCGAAAAAGAGATCGAGGTGGCCAAAAAGGAAAACATCCTGTTTTCCCTCCATATGAAAGCCACGATGATGAAGGTTTCCGATCCGATTATTTTCGGAGCCACCGTCAGCGTATATTATAAAGACGTTTTCGAAAAGCACGCCGCCACTTTCGCCGAATTGGGCGTAGACCCGAACAACGGTATCGGTGACGTGTATGCGAAAATCAAAAGTTTGCCGGCCGACAAGCAGGCGGAAATCGAAGCCGATATCCAAGCGGTTTACGCGGAGCGCCCGGCTTTGGCTATGGTGAATTCGGACAAAGGCATCACAAACCTCCACGTTCCTAGCGACGTGATCATCGACGCCTCTATGCCGGCCATGATCCGTACTTCCGGACAAATGTGGAACGCCGAAGGCAAACAGCAGGATACTTTGGCCGTAATTCCGGACAGAAGCTACTCCGGCGTTTACCAAGCCACTATCGATTTCTGCCGTGAGAACGGAGCCTTCGACCCGACCACGATGGGAAGCGTTCCTAACGTAGGATTGATGGCCCAGAAAGCCGAAGAATACGGTTCGCACGACAAGACATTCCAGATGTCGGCGATAGGAACCGTACGCGTGGTTGACGCAGAAGGAAACATATTGCTCGAACAGCCTGTCGCTGAAGGTGATCTTTTTCGCATGTGCCAAGTGAAGGACGCTCCTGTTCGCGACTGGGTGAAATTGGCCGTAAACCGTGCCAAAGCCACAGGTTCGCCGGCCGTTTTCTGGCTCGACAAAAACAGGGCTCACGACGCCGAGCTGATCAAAAAAGTGGAAGCTTACCTGCCGGAACACGACACCGAAGGTTTGGATATCCGCATTTTGGCTCCGGTTGACGCCACCAAATTCTCATTGGAACGCGCCAAGGCCGGCCAAGACACGATTTCGGTAACAGGAAACGTACTCCGCGATTACCTTACCGACCTCTTCCCTATTCTGGAACTTGGCACCAGCGCCAAAATGCTTTCGATTGTCCCGTTGATGAACGGCGGCGGACTCTTCGAGACCGGAGCGGGCGGTTCCGCTCCTAAGCACGTTCAGCAGTTCAACGAAGAGGATTACCTCCGTTGGGACTCTTTGGGAGAATTCTTGGCCTTGGCCGTATCTCTTGAGCACCTCTCGAACGTTACCGGCAACGAAAAAGCCCAAACCCTCGCCGACACATTGGACGAAGCCACAGGTAAATTCCTCGACAACGACAAGTCGCCGGCCAGAAAGCTCGGACAAATCGACAACCGCGGAAGCCACTTCTACCTTGCGTTTTACTGGGCACAAGCTTTGGCCACCCAAGACAAGGACGCCGAGTTGAAAGAAGCCTTCGCTCCGTTGGCGAAAGCCTTGACGGACAACGAAGCCAAGATCGTGGAAGAGTTGATCGCCGTACAGGGCAACAGCGTAGATATCGAGGGATATTACCACCCGAACACCGAGCTGGCCTCAAAGGCAATGCGCCCGAGCGAAACGCTCAACAAAGCTTTGGCAGAGTTGGGATGTGAAGTATAA
- a CDS encoding SusD/RagB family nutrient-binding outer membrane lipoprotein: protein MFRKNNIIILIPLLAFMFSCTDRGYEDVNKNINEITDPKPIHLLNSAFGIFNSSSTWSTLAELSHQYAETSNQAGKYYRFDTGVWGNYKANLNLNDVINRTKDSQDETDRMTYALAKIFRAYAFQKITDCYGDVPFSEAGVIDDAGAFNVTPKYDKQEEIYTATLADLDEAIDIIGDKSLTLALGSADRVYGGDVQLWKKFANSLRLRMAMRIRFVDEAKALEVLKKVWTQPLIDSPEEAADYENFDEPGYYYYGYVGLKAETRTNASKMMVDFLKSNSDPRLYSYALPVQQGPMAGQYAGLPNGYDGGTNRDNFSYAGKVSYQKTLPTINLSYSEVCFLKAEAYLFGLGVAKNESEAQMYYAKGIETSLNFWRRPDTFVKDGAEVSEPLYSEQDVTDFMSSSAASLSGTQEEKFKMIAEQKWASLMTNWVEAYAEMRRTGYPAVKPRVVGEELSLGDTQGQWPRRAPYPDSEMLNNQENYDKASAATDGNSMTHRVWWDVR from the coding sequence ATGTTTAGAAAAAATAACATAATCATACTGATTCCGTTGCTGGCTTTCATGTTCTCTTGTACCGACAGGGGCTACGAGGATGTCAACAAAAACATCAACGAAATAACGGATCCGAAACCCATTCACCTGCTGAACAGCGCTTTCGGTATTTTCAACAGCAGCTCTACTTGGAGCACACTCGCCGAACTCAGCCACCAGTACGCCGAAACCAGTAACCAAGCCGGCAAATACTATCGGTTCGATACGGGAGTTTGGGGAAATTACAAGGCCAACCTCAACCTGAACGACGTAATAAACAGAACCAAGGACAGCCAAGACGAGACAGACCGGATGACTTACGCTTTGGCGAAAATCTTCAGGGCGTACGCTTTCCAAAAAATCACGGACTGCTACGGCGACGTTCCTTTCTCCGAAGCCGGAGTGATCGACGACGCGGGCGCGTTCAACGTCACGCCAAAGTACGACAAGCAAGAGGAAATCTATACCGCTACCCTAGCCGACCTCGACGAAGCGATCGATATTATCGGCGACAAGTCCCTGACTTTAGCGCTTGGTTCGGCCGATAGAGTTTATGGCGGAGATGTCCAATTGTGGAAAAAATTCGCCAACTCGCTCCGTCTCCGTATGGCTATGCGAATCCGGTTTGTGGACGAAGCCAAAGCCTTGGAAGTTTTGAAAAAAGTATGGACACAGCCTCTTATCGATTCTCCAGAGGAAGCCGCCGACTACGAGAACTTCGACGAGCCGGGCTACTACTATTATGGTTACGTAGGCCTGAAAGCCGAAACCAGAACCAACGCCAGCAAAATGATGGTGGATTTCCTTAAATCCAATTCGGATCCGAGACTCTACTCCTACGCCCTGCCCGTACAGCAAGGTCCGATGGCCGGCCAATACGCCGGACTTCCAAACGGATACGACGGAGGAACCAACCGGGATAATTTCTCATACGCGGGCAAAGTCTCTTATCAAAAGACCCTGCCTACCATCAACCTGTCTTATTCCGAAGTTTGCTTCCTTAAGGCCGAGGCCTATTTATTCGGTCTGGGAGTTGCGAAAAACGAATCCGAAGCCCAAATGTACTACGCCAAAGGGATAGAGACTTCGCTTAATTTCTGGCGCCGTCCCGACACATTTGTCAAGGACGGAGCGGAGGTTTCCGAACCGCTTTACTCTGAGCAGGACGTAACCGATTTCATGAGCTCTTCCGCCGCGAGCCTTTCGGGTACGCAAGAGGAAAAGTTCAAGATGATTGCCGAGCAAAAATGGGCTTCGCTGATGACCAACTGGGTTGAGGCTTACGCCGAAATGCGCCGGACCGGGTACCCGGCGGTGAAACCCCGCGTAGTCGGCGAAGAGCTTTCGTTGGGCGACACCCAAGGCCAATGGCCGCGCCGGGCCCCTTACCCCGATTCGGAAATGCTCAACAACCAGGAAAACTACGATAAGGCCAGCGCCGCCACCGACGGCAACAGCATGACGCACCGCGTGTGGTGGGATGTCAGATAG
- a CDS encoding SusC/RagA family TonB-linked outer membrane protein, producing the protein MQKKLYNEIRRKTPSLKKSLIGLMIAGSVVCTSLPAHAFPQGGDEDKKITINVSSMSLEQIFEQVEKQSGLEFFHNSGIIDAKKKVSVSIKDLTLKQALDKLLLPHNVTYSIVGQRIVVKQRNEKKQTDKKVNLKGTVKDSKGEGIPGVNVTIKGKDGGAVTDVNGNYSLKASAGDVLIFSFVGFTTEEATVQPGKTVFDISMKEDVEELGEVVVTALGIKREKRALGYSVTELKSNEISSSSESNVLNAMAGKVAGLDITTSTTGSMSSSRVVLRGSSSIDGNNQALIVVDGVIFDNSNYSSAGNVDRGQGISDINPDNIESVTVLKGANAAALYGSKAANGVLVITTKKKLKSQGIGLEVRSGLTLKQAYVWPELQNTYGQGKSNIGQFAGMDDDGLPYIGGGTRDESWGPKMEGQPVHVYWLRDQPVRNYTAQPDNIKEPFRTGTTYDNNVALSYATDKATYFASFMYQKVNEYLETSEGEKYGGSLRVSEQITDKLSVDMKLTYTETSAKNRITGGNSGNSFNFLTRMPRSYQDSDIRMYEYPDSGQSWPTNFKDGDPVTFATTQWIGNIYWGLYNDKNFDDRRRITGNINATYAFNKNFSAMIRYGFDASDLEAHLVYAKQSRWGNYEGKYIYQENYNKNYTTDVLLTWQDDELVDRFSFSANAGASQYKTFAKFGNFTGQGFPSKDLELINTTSQKSFSYNEVEKMINSVYGSAQAGFDNTYFLDLTYRNDWSSTLNSDNNSYGYFSTTASAIFTEPLADILPAWFDFGKVRYSYAEVGNDTRPYEINRVYGSSIGPKGETSMYNPSKLPFYNLKPERVKSHEFGIDFRLLKGRLNFDLAAYKSNTFDQIIRGQPVSETSGYGSMSLNGGNIENRGIEILVSAVPVKTEHFEWNTSVAYTRNRSEVIDLPSGLESITMSSDNFARTVLKKGSSYLTIQGRDYLRNDAGKVVVDNNGIPMATTEYVDLGTVAPDFDITWRNNFRYKNLTLGFQIDARIGGDIYSRSNIDMNEQGTSKASLEGREAWIRSEQEREAANVSSGDWIPTGGNASMIGNSVFYDASLVGDDGIQVGGVANEGANARYARPDKFWDNMSWNRQIAGPVIEDGSYVKLRELSLGYSIPKSWANRLSLQAIDFSVVGRNLLLFYKGTEHYDPDSYQYDTVSNGRRGIETGYWPSARTVSFNVKFKL; encoded by the coding sequence ATGCAAAAAAAACTTTACAATGAGATTCGGAGGAAGACACCTTCCCTGAAAAAATCCTTAATAGGCCTGATGATCGCAGGATCCGTGGTTTGCACGTCTCTCCCGGCCCATGCGTTCCCCCAAGGAGGCGACGAGGACAAAAAGATCACGATAAACGTGTCCTCGATGTCGCTCGAACAGATTTTCGAACAAGTGGAAAAACAAAGCGGCTTGGAGTTTTTCCATAATTCGGGAATAATCGACGCAAAGAAAAAGGTTTCGGTTTCCATTAAGGACCTGACACTGAAACAGGCGCTTGACAAACTGCTGTTGCCTCATAATGTCACCTACTCTATCGTAGGGCAAAGAATTGTGGTAAAACAAAGAAACGAGAAAAAACAAACCGACAAAAAAGTCAATCTAAAAGGCACCGTAAAAGACAGCAAAGGCGAAGGAATTCCCGGCGTAAACGTCACTATTAAAGGCAAAGACGGCGGTGCCGTCACGGATGTCAACGGCAACTATTCCCTCAAAGCCAGCGCTGGCGATGTTTTGATCTTCTCTTTCGTGGGTTTCACCACCGAAGAGGCCACTGTTCAGCCCGGCAAAACGGTTTTTGACATTTCGATGAAAGAAGATGTCGAAGAGTTGGGCGAAGTGGTGGTCACGGCCTTGGGTATCAAAAGGGAAAAACGGGCGCTTGGATATTCGGTGACTGAACTCAAGTCTAACGAAATCAGCTCTTCTTCGGAAAGCAACGTGCTTAATGCCATGGCCGGTAAAGTGGCGGGTCTCGACATCACTACCTCCACGACGGGCAGTATGAGTTCCTCCAGAGTTGTCTTGCGCGGAAGTTCCTCGATCGACGGCAACAACCAGGCGCTGATCGTTGTCGACGGTGTCATATTCGACAACAGCAACTACAGCTCGGCGGGCAACGTGGACCGCGGGCAGGGTATTTCCGACATCAACCCCGACAATATCGAAAGCGTGACCGTTTTGAAAGGCGCCAACGCCGCCGCGCTTTACGGCTCAAAAGCGGCGAACGGGGTTTTGGTCATAACCACCAAGAAAAAGCTTAAGTCACAAGGTATTGGTCTTGAGGTGCGCTCAGGCCTTACGCTGAAGCAGGCTTACGTTTGGCCAGAGCTTCAGAACACTTACGGCCAAGGCAAATCCAACATCGGGCAATTCGCAGGAATGGACGACGACGGCCTGCCGTACATAGGCGGAGGTACGCGCGACGAATCTTGGGGACCGAAAATGGAAGGCCAGCCGGTACACGTTTATTGGCTTAGGGACCAGCCAGTCCGGAACTATACCGCCCAGCCAGACAATATAAAAGAGCCGTTCCGCACGGGAACCACTTACGACAACAACGTGGCTCTCTCCTACGCGACGGACAAAGCAACTTACTTCGCCTCGTTCATGTACCAAAAAGTAAACGAGTACTTGGAAACCAGCGAAGGCGAAAAGTACGGAGGTTCGCTCCGGGTATCGGAACAAATTACGGATAAGCTGAGCGTGGACATGAAGCTCACGTACACCGAAACTTCCGCCAAAAACCGTATTACGGGCGGTAATTCCGGCAACTCGTTCAACTTCCTGACCCGAATGCCGAGAAGTTATCAGGACAGCGACATCCGCATGTACGAATACCCCGATTCGGGGCAATCTTGGCCTACTAACTTCAAAGACGGTGACCCCGTAACCTTCGCCACTACGCAGTGGATCGGTAATATTTACTGGGGACTTTACAACGACAAAAACTTTGACGACAGAAGGAGAATCACCGGTAACATTAACGCCACTTACGCTTTCAACAAAAACTTCTCGGCGATGATCCGTTACGGTTTCGACGCCTCGGATCTGGAAGCGCATTTGGTTTACGCGAAGCAATCTCGCTGGGGAAATTACGAAGGTAAATACATCTACCAAGAGAATTACAACAAGAACTACACGACTGACGTTCTTCTGACTTGGCAAGACGACGAGCTTGTCGATCGTTTCTCATTCTCCGCAAACGCCGGCGCCAGCCAATACAAGACTTTCGCAAAATTCGGTAACTTCACTGGCCAAGGTTTCCCTTCGAAGGATCTAGAATTGATCAACACCACTTCCCAGAAATCATTTTCTTATAACGAAGTGGAAAAGATGATCAACTCGGTTTACGGATCGGCCCAAGCTGGATTCGACAACACCTACTTCCTCGATTTGACTTACCGTAACGATTGGAGTTCCACCCTGAACAGCGACAATAACAGCTACGGATATTTCTCGACCACTGCCAGCGCCATCTTCACCGAACCGCTCGCTGATATATTGCCTGCTTGGTTCGATTTTGGAAAAGTGCGCTACTCGTACGCCGAAGTGGGCAACGACACCCGACCTTACGAAATCAACAGGGTTTACGGCTCGTCTATCGGACCGAAGGGAGAAACATCGATGTACAACCCAAGTAAGCTCCCGTTTTATAACCTTAAGCCGGAACGGGTAAAATCGCATGAATTTGGAATCGATTTCCGCTTGCTGAAAGGAAGGCTGAACTTCGATCTGGCAGCGTACAAGTCGAATACTTTTGACCAAATCATCCGAGGGCAACCCGTTTCAGAAACTTCGGGTTACGGATCGATGAGCCTTAACGGCGGCAATATCGAAAACCGCGGAATCGAGATCTTGGTATCGGCCGTTCCGGTAAAAACCGAACATTTCGAATGGAACACTTCCGTGGCTTACACCAGAAACAGATCGGAAGTAATCGACCTTCCTAGCGGACTTGAGTCCATTACGATGTCCAGCGACAACTTCGCCAGAACGGTACTGAAAAAAGGAAGCTCATACTTGACTATCCAAGGCCGAGACTACTTGCGCAACGACGCAGGAAAAGTGGTTGTGGACAATAACGGAATCCCGATGGCGACAACCGAATATGTCGATCTCGGAACGGTGGCTCCTGATTTCGATATTACTTGGAGAAACAATTTCCGCTACAAAAACCTGACTCTCGGGTTCCAGATCGACGCCAGAATCGGAGGAGACATTTATTCCCGTTCCAACATCGACATGAACGAGCAGGGAACGTCGAAAGCCTCGCTGGAAGGCCGTGAAGCGTGGATTAGATCCGAGCAGGAACGCGAAGCCGCAAACGTAAGTTCCGGCGACTGGATCCCGACCGGAGGTAACGCTTCGATGATCGGTAACAGCGTTTTCTACGACGCCTCTCTCGTTGGCGATGACGGAATTCAAGTAGGTGGCGTGGCAAACGAAGGCGCTAACGCCCGCTATGCCCGTCCTGACAAATTCTGGGACAATATGAGTTGGAACCGCCAGATTGCCGGTCCGGTAATAGAGGACGGTTCTTACGTAAAACTCCGTGAACTCAGCCTCGGATATTCCATTCCGAAATCTTGGGCCAACAGGCTTTCGCTTCAGGCCATCGACTTCTCCGTCGTGGGCCGTAACCTCCTCCTGTTCTACAAAGGCACCGAGCATTACGATCCCGACAGCTACCAATACGACACCGTGTCTAACGGACGCAGGGGCATCGAGACCGGATATTGGCCATCGGCCCGTACGGTATCTTTCAACGTAAAGTTCAAGCTCTAA
- a CDS encoding FecR family protein: MNEDILFRYVTDNTDANETAEVIAWLRERENMERYISLKNAWVNAGLVFRNETATVEEIQEVIKKATKAESFTKTPQKISLWATYSRIAAVISPILLATTLWLFLGDNRPEQNMLEISVPYGSLGHYVLRDGTEVDLNAGSRLRVKEFGETREVYLEGEGYFKVDSNPNKPFLVHTPEMDVKVTGTAFNVKAYEEERQTSTTLVEGKVTLEYLNQQGQKMRLGLLPGETGIFDRKTKTSSKKPVNGLEHSWKDGTVRFKDLPFGELALRIRRMYDVNIVFETDFVKSNRYSGSLDINSPLEDALSIIRISLPDGVTMDTKDKTVFIRAIK, encoded by the coding sequence ATGAACGAAGACATATTGTTTCGGTACGTTACGGATAACACCGATGCCAATGAGACTGCGGAAGTGATCGCTTGGCTCAGGGAAAGAGAAAATATGGAACGTTATATTTCTCTGAAAAACGCTTGGGTGAACGCCGGATTAGTTTTCAGAAATGAAACCGCTACAGTTGAGGAAATTCAGGAAGTAATAAAAAAGGCTACCAAAGCGGAAAGTTTCACAAAGACGCCTCAAAAGATTTCGCTTTGGGCGACATATTCCCGCATAGCGGCTGTCATCTCCCCTATTTTGCTCGCTACAACGTTGTGGCTTTTTCTTGGAGATAATAGGCCCGAACAAAATATGTTGGAAATCTCCGTTCCTTACGGAAGTCTTGGCCATTACGTTTTACGAGACGGAACCGAAGTGGACCTCAACGCCGGAAGCCGGCTAAGGGTAAAAGAATTTGGCGAAACGCGCGAAGTCTACCTCGAAGGCGAAGGCTATTTTAAAGTGGATTCCAACCCTAACAAACCCTTTTTGGTCCACACTCCTGAAATGGACGTCAAGGTGACCGGTACAGCCTTCAACGTAAAAGCATACGAAGAAGAAAGACAGACTTCCACTACTTTGGTAGAAGGAAAAGTCACTTTGGAATATCTAAATCAGCAGGGACAAAAAATGCGTTTAGGGCTTCTACCTGGCGAGACGGGCATTTTTGACCGTAAAACGAAAACATCCAGCAAAAAGCCTGTCAACGGCCTGGAACACTCCTGGAAAGACGGAACTGTACGTTTCAAAGATCTGCCTTTTGGGGAATTGGCTCTTAGAATCAGGAGAATGTACGATGTGAATATCGTTTTCGAAACCGACTTTGTTAAATCAAACCGTTATAGCGGAAGCTTGGATATTAACAGCCCTTTGGAAGACGCACTGTCCATTATCCGGATTTCTTTGCCTGATGGGGTAACTATGGACACAAAAGACAAAACGGTGTTTATCAGAGCGATAAAATAA
- a CDS encoding RNA polymerase sigma-70 factor, with the protein MKLTKDRVLALRSGDVKAFEEIVRLFYRQILFFVNEYVKNEEDAREITQDAFTKLWEKRENLDADANLRAYLFTIAKNMALMSLRGKRRIMETSGRIGLDDISELHAVAAYDPASMYSFSETRSKITEAVEAMPEQRKRVFLLSREKGMSYAEISEELNISLKTVEAHVSAALKSVRKSLNEVGITASGAIISIIITLLIGVILR; encoded by the coding sequence ATGAAGCTAACGAAAGATCGGGTCTTGGCACTTCGGTCCGGCGATGTAAAAGCCTTTGAGGAAATCGTAAGGCTGTTTTACCGTCAGATACTTTTTTTTGTCAACGAATACGTAAAAAATGAGGAAGACGCCCGGGAAATAACCCAAGACGCTTTTACAAAACTATGGGAAAAGCGAGAGAATTTGGACGCTGACGCCAATCTGAGGGCCTATTTGTTCACAATTGCGAAAAATATGGCGCTTATGAGTCTCCGAGGGAAAAGGCGAATAATGGAAACCTCAGGCAGGATAGGATTGGACGACATTTCCGAACTTCACGCCGTTGCGGCATACGATCCCGCCTCCATGTATTCTTTTTCCGAAACACGTTCGAAAATCACCGAAGCAGTGGAAGCTATGCCCGAACAAAGAAAACGGGTTTTTCTTCTTAGCAGGGAAAAGGGAATGTCATACGCTGAAATTTCCGAAGAGCTTAACATTTCACTCAAGACTGTGGAGGCGCATGTTAGCGCAGCATTGAAATCCGTGCGAAAATCATTGAATGAAGTCGGGATTACGGCATCTGGCGCGATCATTTCAATAATTATCACCCTACTTATCGGCGTCATTTTGCGATAA
- the mnmE gene encoding tRNA uridine-5-carboxymethylaminomethyl(34) synthesis GTPase MnmE has translation MQDIQDTIVALATPQGVGAIAVIRLSGVGSIELANKVFKGKDLTKQDSHTIHFGTIRDGETIVDEVLVSLFVAPKSFTKENSVEISCHGSRYIVKRIIELLVRQGARLAKPGEFTKRAFMNGQFDLAQAEAVADLIHSENEAAHQAALSQMRGGFSTEIKELREQLIHFASMIELELDFSEEDVEFASRDDLRKLIEKLKYVIGRLIKSFDLGNVIKNGIPTVIAGKPNAGKSTLLNALLNEEKAIVSDVAGTTRDFIEDELLIEGVAFRFIDTAGLRETEDKVEAIGVERSREKMKEASLIIYLFDLSVESVTEINQEVNRLENLGKPFLLVGNKTDKASEDLRMQLGKSEHHWTFISADRKDNIEALKEELMKTVNLDGFKTGDTVVTNARHYESLLRTREALDDVLRGLDLQVTGDFLAMDIKQSLHHLGEITGEITTDDLLGNIFSNFCIGK, from the coding sequence ATGCAAGATATACAAGACACTATAGTGGCTTTGGCTACACCCCAGGGTGTTGGAGCCATCGCCGTTATCCGCCTTTCGGGCGTAGGGTCCATTGAGTTGGCCAACAAAGTCTTTAAAGGCAAAGACCTGACAAAGCAAGACTCCCACACAATACATTTCGGTACAATCAGAGATGGCGAAACCATCGTGGACGAAGTGCTGGTTTCTTTGTTTGTGGCTCCGAAGTCTTTTACCAAAGAAAATTCGGTGGAAATCTCATGCCACGGCTCAAGATATATCGTCAAGCGAATTATTGAGCTTTTGGTCCGCCAAGGCGCTCGCTTGGCCAAGCCCGGAGAATTTACGAAACGGGCCTTTATGAACGGCCAGTTCGACTTGGCCCAAGCCGAAGCCGTCGCCGATTTGATCCACTCGGAGAATGAAGCCGCTCACCAAGCCGCCCTCAGCCAGATGCGTGGCGGTTTTTCGACGGAAATAAAAGAATTACGGGAACAGCTGATCCATTTCGCGTCCATGATCGAATTGGAACTCGATTTCAGCGAAGAGGATGTGGAATTCGCCAGCCGTGACGATTTGCGAAAGCTGATCGAAAAGCTCAAATACGTAATCGGAAGGTTGATCAAAAGCTTTGACTTGGGCAACGTGATCAAAAACGGAATTCCGACCGTTATTGCCGGAAAACCCAACGCCGGTAAATCCACATTGCTCAACGCCCTCTTGAACGAAGAAAAGGCGATCGTATCGGACGTGGCGGGAACAACCCGGGATTTTATCGAAGACGAATTGCTGATCGAGGGCGTAGCGTTCCGCTTTATCGATACCGCCGGCTTGCGCGAAACCGAAGACAAAGTGGAAGCCATTGGAGTTGAGCGTTCCAGAGAGAAAATGAAGGAAGCTTCGCTGATAATTTACCTTTTTGACCTTTCCGTGGAAAGCGTTACGGAAATCAATCAGGAAGTAAACCGCCTTGAAAACCTCGGAAAACCGTTCCTGTTGGTCGGAAACAAGACGGACAAAGCCTCCGAAGATTTGCGTATGCAACTCGGAAAATCGGAACATCACTGGACGTTTATCTCCGCAGACCGAAAAGACAACATCGAGGCACTGAAGGAGGAGTTGATGAAAACCGTAAACCTCGACGGCTTCAAGACCGGCGATACGGTAGTTACCAACGCCCGCCACTACGAAAGCCTACTGCGTACACGCGAAGCCCTGGACGACGTTCTGCGCGGACTGGACCTTCAGGTTACCGGCGATTTCCTGGCTATGGACATCAAGCAATCCCTCCACCACTTGGGCGAGATCACAGGCGAGATCACCACAGACGATTTGCTGGGCAATATCTTCAGCAATTTCTGTATCGGTAAATAA